A window from bacterium encodes these proteins:
- a CDS encoding HAD-IB family hydrolase — MISDALAGKRLAITGTTGFLGTALVERLLRCVPEVELVLLVRPGRRGVEERIRREIIRNDVFDRLRDQLGSDEFERLCAQQIAGVAGDVGVDGLGLDDAGQELIAGCDIVIHSAAAVAFDNPLDTAVEVNLMGPVRLVQMLNEMGASPHFIAVSTCYVAGSRRGNAPEEPLADGPMYVPVSWQDEAEASRRRRITTETESRDPARLEEFRSRARHELGAAGTPALAAKTEQLRSRWVHDQMVEAGRSRAASLGFPDAYAFTKALAETAVTEIRGDLEVSTVRPSIIESAYAEPFPGWIRGFRMAEPIIIGYGRGLLTDFPGIPQGVLDVIPVDLVAASICAVAARGHDTDRQIIQVASGAINPFRFNQLVDLAHGWFSENPIYDDRDQPIPPPNWTYPGRGRVVRHLKRMRTGLNAGERVLGRLPIRGRQAEITADLDQRRNQVERALGYVELYGAYTECEALFGVNRLLELWDSLDDDDKEMYCFDPRIIDWPHYVIDIHLPTVVAQGRVKTAPSGRSGPSRKSRQRTQVLSPDRHIAAFDLENTVIAANVVMAYGWLATRRLPMDERARLVAKILLEAPSLLALDHRDRSDFLRHFYRRYQGAPIEQMAEDSGKMFSDLILTQSYPAAIRRVRQHRAVGHTTVLITGALDFIVEPLRPLFDHIVCAELAQSHGTYTGQLAEVPPTSESRAEVLRDFANAEGLLMSESVAYADSASDLALLEAVGYPVAVNPEPKLAMLARKRGWLIEYFDKAPGGPRKLLPIASRKAS, encoded by the coding sequence GTGATCTCTGATGCGCTGGCCGGCAAGCGGCTAGCGATCACCGGCACGACCGGTTTTCTGGGCACCGCTCTCGTAGAGCGGCTGCTGCGCTGTGTGCCTGAGGTGGAGCTGGTGCTGTTGGTACGCCCCGGACGCCGAGGGGTTGAGGAGCGCATCCGGCGGGAGATCATCCGCAACGACGTCTTCGACCGACTGCGCGATCAGCTCGGGAGCGACGAGTTCGAGCGGCTGTGTGCCCAGCAGATCGCCGGCGTGGCCGGTGACGTGGGCGTCGACGGCCTAGGGCTGGACGATGCCGGCCAGGAGCTGATCGCCGGCTGCGACATCGTCATCCACTCGGCCGCGGCGGTGGCGTTTGACAACCCGCTGGACACCGCGGTGGAAGTCAACCTCATGGGGCCGGTTCGACTGGTGCAGATGCTCAATGAGATGGGAGCGTCCCCCCACTTCATCGCGGTGTCCACCTGCTACGTGGCCGGAAGCCGCCGGGGCAACGCCCCTGAGGAGCCCCTGGCCGACGGCCCCATGTACGTGCCGGTGTCGTGGCAGGACGAGGCCGAGGCCAGCCGCCGCCGGCGCATCACCACCGAGACCGAGAGCCGCGATCCCGCCCGACTGGAGGAGTTCCGCAGCCGGGCTCGCCATGAGCTGGGGGCGGCCGGTACCCCAGCGCTGGCCGCCAAGACCGAGCAGCTCCGCAGCCGCTGGGTCCACGACCAAATGGTGGAGGCCGGTCGGTCGCGGGCCGCCTCGCTGGGCTTCCCCGACGCCTACGCCTTCACCAAGGCACTGGCCGAGACCGCGGTGACCGAGATCAGGGGCGACCTGGAAGTCTCCACCGTGCGGCCGTCGATCATCGAGTCGGCCTATGCCGAACCGTTCCCCGGGTGGATTCGGGGCTTCCGCATGGCCGAGCCCATCATCATCGGCTACGGCCGGGGGCTGCTCACCGACTTCCCCGGCATCCCCCAGGGAGTGCTGGACGTGATCCCGGTGGATCTGGTGGCCGCGTCCATCTGTGCGGTGGCCGCCCGGGGCCACGACACCGACCGCCAGATCATCCAGGTGGCGTCGGGAGCGATCAACCCGTTTCGATTCAACCAGCTGGTGGATCTGGCCCACGGCTGGTTCAGCGAGAACCCCATCTACGACGACCGCGACCAGCCCATCCCCCCGCCCAACTGGACCTATCCGGGCCGGGGCCGAGTGGTCCGCCATCTCAAACGGATGCGGACCGGCCTGAACGCCGGTGAGCGGGTGCTGGGGCGGCTGCCCATCCGGGGCCGCCAAGCCGAGATCACCGCCGACCTCGACCAGCGCCGAAATCAAGTGGAGCGGGCGCTGGGCTACGTGGAGCTCTACGGGGCCTACACCGAGTGCGAAGCCCTGTTCGGCGTAAACCGGCTGCTGGAGTTATGGGACAGCCTGGACGACGACGACAAAGAGATGTACTGCTTCGACCCCCGGATCATCGACTGGCCCCACTACGTGATCGACATCCACCTGCCCACCGTGGTGGCCCAGGGCCGGGTCAAGACCGCTCCGTCGGGGCGGTCGGGGCCGTCCCGCAAGAGCCGCCAGCGAACTCAGGTGCTCTCCCCCGACCGCCACATTGCGGCTTTCGACTTGGAGAACACCGTCATCGCCGCCAACGTGGTCATGGCCTACGGCTGGCTGGCCACCCGGCGGCTGCCGATGGACGAACGGGCCCGGCTGGTGGCCAAGATATTGCTGGAGGCCCCGTCGCTTCTGGCGCTGGACCACCGGGACCGCAGCGACTTCCTCCGCCACTTCTACCGCCGCTACCAGGGGGCGCCGATAGAGCAGATGGCCGAGGACTCCGGCAAGATGTTCAGCGACCTGATTTTGACTCAGTCCTACCCCGCGGCCATCCGCCGGGTGCGCCAGCATCGAGCCGTGGGACATACCACCGTGCTGATCACCGGCGCGCTCGACTTCATCGTGGAGCCGCTGCGCCCGCTGTTCGACCACATCGTGTGCGCGGAACTGGCCCAGTCCCACGGCACATACACCGGGCAACTCGCCGAGGTGCCGCCCACCAGCGAGTCTCGGGCCGAAGTGCTGCGCGACTTCGCCAACGCCGAGGGGCTGCTCATGTCGGAGTCGGTGGCCTACGCCGACTCGGCCAGCGACCTGGCCCTGCTGGAGGCGGTGGGCTACCCGGTAGCGGTAAACCCCGAGCCCAAGCTGGCCATGCTGGCCCGCAAGCGAGGCTGGCTCATCGAATACTTCGACAAGGCCCCCGGCGGCCCCCGCAAGCTGCTGCCCATCGCAAGCCGGAAGGCGTCATGA
- a CDS encoding lactate racemase domain-containing protein, with protein sequence MKDRVRPTPRPGMVLEVDRSTPPILFHHGEGFRTEKLPAGRSRVIYPAEPLLGLADPEGAIRRALLNPIDQDPLPAQLRPGMKLTIAFDDISLPLPPMRRPDIRQMVIEQVLEMAAAAGVDDVHIIAALALHRRMTEDELRYSLGDRTYDAFAPSGCLYNHDAEDPDGMVVLGTTPHGEEVQFSKRAAESDLVVYVNINLVAMDGGHKSTATGLAGYQGLRHHHNVKTMQESKSFMDQHRSELHASNWRMGKVLRDAGVKIFQIETTVNNNTFGVDGPLAMLQKREWEWTAKDRAAFVAMTTGLKYAPPQMARQIFQSWRAPYELTSVQAGEVEAVHKVTTENVYTQHLVPVEGQTDILTMGLPYICPYNVNSVMNPILVMCLGLGYFFNLYRGRPLVREGGVVIMGHPTRWEFHPVHHPSYIDFFEQVLADTTDPVEIEARYERQFAEDEWYIHLYRTSYAYHGVHPFYMWYWGAHALQHLGEVIIVGGDTRAVQRMGFRPASTLQDALEIASDTVGRQPTVTHLHNPPILMADVS encoded by the coding sequence ATGAAGGACCGAGTGCGGCCAACCCCCCGCCCAGGCATGGTGCTGGAGGTAGACCGCTCTACCCCGCCGATCCTGTTCCACCACGGCGAGGGCTTCCGCACCGAGAAGCTCCCCGCCGGGCGCAGCCGGGTGATCTATCCGGCCGAGCCCCTGCTGGGCCTGGCCGACCCCGAGGGCGCCATCCGCCGGGCGCTGCTCAACCCCATCGACCAGGATCCGCTGCCCGCCCAGCTGCGCCCGGGCATGAAGCTCACCATCGCCTTCGACGACATCTCCCTGCCGCTGCCCCCCATGCGCCGCCCCGACATCCGCCAAATGGTGATCGAGCAGGTGCTGGAGATGGCCGCGGCGGCCGGGGTGGACGACGTTCACATCATCGCCGCGCTGGCCCTGCACCGGCGCATGACCGAGGACGAACTGCGCTACTCGCTGGGCGACCGCACCTATGACGCCTTCGCCCCCTCGGGCTGCCTCTACAACCACGACGCCGAGGACCCCGACGGCATGGTGGTGCTGGGCACCACGCCCCACGGCGAGGAGGTGCAGTTCTCCAAGCGGGCCGCGGAGAGCGACCTGGTGGTGTACGTGAACATCAACCTGGTGGCCATGGACGGCGGCCACAAGAGCACCGCCACCGGCCTGGCCGGCTACCAGGGACTGCGCCACCACCACAACGTCAAGACGATGCAGGAGTCCAAGTCGTTCATGGACCAGCACCGCTCCGAGCTGCACGCCTCCAACTGGCGCATGGGCAAGGTGCTGCGCGACGCCGGGGTGAAGATCTTCCAGATCGAGACCACGGTCAATAACAACACCTTCGGGGTGGACGGCCCGCTGGCCATGCTCCAAAAGCGCGAGTGGGAGTGGACGGCCAAAGACCGGGCCGCCTTCGTGGCCATGACCACCGGGCTGAAGTACGCCCCGCCCCAGATGGCCCGCCAGATCTTCCAGTCTTGGCGGGCGCCCTATGAGCTGACTTCGGTGCAGGCCGGCGAGGTGGAGGCGGTCCACAAGGTGACCACCGAGAACGTATACACCCAGCACTTGGTGCCCGTCGAGGGCCAGACCGACATCTTGACCATGGGCCTGCCCTACATCTGCCCCTACAACGTGAACTCGGTGATGAACCCCATCCTGGTCATGTGCCTGGGGCTGGGCTACTTCTTCAACCTCTATCGGGGCCGCCCGCTGGTGCGGGAGGGAGGCGTGGTCATCATGGGCCACCCCACCCGCTGGGAATTCCACCCGGTACACCACCCCAGCTACATCGACTTCTTCGAGCAGGTGCTGGCCGACACCACCGACCCGGTGGAAATCGAGGCCCGCTACGAGCGCCAGTTCGCCGAGGACGAGTGGTACATCCACCTCTATCGCACGTCGTACGCCTACCACGGCGTCCATCCCTTCTACATGTGGTACTGGGGGGCACACGCCCTTCAGCACCTGGGCGAAGTCATCATCGTGGGCGGCGACACCCGGGCGGTTCAGCGCATGGGCTTCCGCCCCGCATCCACCCTCCAAGACGCCCTTGAGATCGCCAGCGACACCGTGGGCCGCCAGCCCACCGTCACCCACCTCCACAACCCCCCCATCCTGATGGCCGATGTCAGCTAG
- a CDS encoding lysophospholipid acyltransferase family protein: MSARRVISKLDFPYRAARPPAGVPPAPELKNRGADYDTDWARKPAARAARRVITEVVMQPAMAALARPQRRGLDRIERLDGPVIFAANHHSHIDTPLLFTSIPPKWRNRLVVGAAADYFFTGAVKSAASALVIGAIPVERSKVGRRSARLAASLIEDGWSLLIFPEGGRSPDGWGQPFLGGAGYLAVRCGVPVVPVHVEGTDRILPKGRNVPKVSATTVTFGDPLAPTEEDNARRFAARIEVAVATLADECATDWYQARRRAHAGTTPGLTGPDISPWRRAWALGDRSPRSRRQHRRWP, encoded by the coding sequence ATGTCAGCTAGGCGGGTGATCTCGAAGCTGGACTTCCCCTATCGGGCGGCCCGACCGCCCGCGGGGGTACCGCCCGCGCCAGAACTCAAGAATCGCGGGGCCGACTACGACACCGACTGGGCCCGCAAACCGGCAGCCCGAGCGGCCCGGCGGGTCATCACCGAAGTAGTGATGCAGCCGGCCATGGCCGCACTGGCCCGGCCCCAGCGCCGGGGCCTCGACCGGATCGAGCGACTGGATGGCCCGGTGATCTTCGCCGCCAACCACCACAGCCACATCGACACCCCGCTGCTGTTCACATCCATCCCACCCAAGTGGCGCAACCGGCTGGTGGTAGGGGCCGCGGCCGACTACTTCTTCACCGGGGCAGTCAAGTCGGCCGCGTCGGCCCTGGTAATCGGGGCCATCCCCGTCGAGCGGTCCAAAGTGGGGCGGCGATCGGCCCGACTGGCCGCTTCGCTCATCGAGGACGGCTGGAGCCTGCTCATCTTCCCCGAGGGCGGCCGCAGTCCCGACGGCTGGGGCCAGCCCTTCCTGGGCGGCGCCGGCTATCTGGCGGTGCGCTGCGGCGTGCCGGTGGTGCCGGTGCACGTGGAGGGCACCGACCGGATCCTGCCCAAGGGCCGAAACGTGCCCAAGGTGTCGGCCACCACCGTCACCTTCGGCGACCCCCTGGCGCCCACCGAGGAGGACAACGCCCGGCGGTTTGCGGCCCGCATTGAGGTGGCGGTGGCCACCCTGGCCGACGAGTGCGCCACCGACTGGTACCAGGCCCGCCGCCGAGCCCACGCCGGCACCACCCCCGGCCTCACCGGCCCTGATATCTCCCCCTGGCGCCGGGCCTGGGCCCTCGGCGACCGCTCCCCCCGCTCCCGCCGCCAACACCGCCGCTGGCCCTAA
- a CDS encoding aconitate hydratase has product MPVAASTPIELIENVYSTLDERVGAARERFGRELTLAEKILANHLDDPAVTPERGATYVDLRPDRVAMQDATAQMAWLQFMTAGLDEVQVPTTTHCDHLISARVDAQRDLAAALDNNEEVYNFLESVCARYGAGFWKPGSGIIHQVVLEQYAFPGGMMIGTDSHTPNAGGLAMVAVGVGGADAVDVMTGFPWNVRWPKLIGVCLTGELDGWAAPKDVILKVAEILTVAGGTGAIVEYFGPGAHSLSATGKATICNMGAEIGATTSLFAYDDAIARYLKATGREAVADAANAATHNLRADDEVLAEPGRYFDRVVEIDLSKLGPHINGPHTPDRARPVAELGAEAKLNGWPLEVSAALVGSCTNSSYEDITRAASIARHAAANGLTAKSPLMVTPGSEQVRATIERDGLLADLESIGATVLANACGPCIGQWNRDDVAEGTPNSIVTSYNRNFPKRNDGYASTNAFVTSPETVVALALAGTLDFDPANDTITAPDGTEVALMVGPGTELPDQGFDPGASGFTAPPDDGSGVDVRVSPDSERLQLLEPFSPWDGEDFRGLPVLLKAQGKCTTDHISMAGPWLRYRGHLENISGNLYLGAVNAFTGAVGEGKNQLDGSTGSFPDVAAAYHAAEQRWVVVGDRNIGEGSSREHAAMEPRFRGCAAVIARSFARIHETNLKKQGVLALTFADPDHYDRIDEDDRISVLGLADLAPGAPVQVQVAKPDGTTVDITAEHTLSHNQIEWFQAGSALNLIRQRTSG; this is encoded by the coding sequence ATGCCGGTTGCCGCTTCCACCCCTATAGAGCTGATCGAAAACGTGTATTCAACCCTGGACGAGCGGGTTGGCGCCGCCCGGGAGCGCTTCGGGCGAGAGCTCACGCTGGCCGAGAAAATCCTGGCCAACCACCTCGACGACCCTGCCGTCACCCCGGAGCGGGGGGCCACTTACGTGGATCTGCGGCCCGATCGGGTGGCCATGCAGGATGCCACCGCCCAGATGGCCTGGCTCCAGTTCATGACCGCCGGGCTCGACGAGGTGCAGGTGCCCACCACCACCCACTGCGACCACCTCATCTCGGCCCGGGTGGATGCGCAGCGCGACCTGGCTGCCGCCCTCGACAACAACGAGGAGGTGTACAACTTTCTGGAGTCGGTGTGCGCCCGCTACGGCGCCGGATTCTGGAAGCCGGGCTCGGGAATCATCCACCAGGTGGTGCTGGAGCAGTACGCCTTCCCCGGCGGCATGATGATCGGCACCGACAGCCACACCCCCAACGCCGGCGGCCTGGCCATGGTGGCGGTGGGCGTGGGCGGTGCCGACGCGGTGGACGTGATGACCGGATTCCCCTGGAACGTGCGCTGGCCCAAGCTGATCGGTGTCTGCCTCACCGGAGAGCTCGACGGCTGGGCAGCCCCCAAGGACGTGATCTTGAAGGTGGCCGAAATCCTGACCGTGGCCGGTGGGACCGGGGCCATCGTGGAGTACTTCGGGCCGGGGGCCCATTCGCTGTCGGCCACCGGCAAGGCCACCATCTGCAACATGGGCGCCGAGATCGGCGCCACCACCTCGCTGTTCGCCTACGACGACGCCATCGCCCGCTATCTCAAGGCCACCGGCCGGGAGGCCGTGGCCGACGCGGCCAATGCCGCCACCCACAACCTGCGGGCCGACGACGAAGTGCTGGCCGAGCCCGGCCGCTACTTCGACCGGGTGGTGGAGATCGACCTGTCCAAGCTGGGACCGCACATCAACGGCCCCCACACCCCCGACCGGGCCCGCCCGGTGGCCGAACTGGGGGCCGAGGCCAAGCTGAACGGTTGGCCGCTGGAGGTGAGCGCGGCGCTGGTGGGGTCGTGTACCAACTCCAGCTACGAGGACATCACCCGGGCGGCCAGCATCGCCCGCCACGCCGCCGCCAACGGACTCACCGCCAAGTCGCCCCTCATGGTCACCCCCGGCTCCGAGCAGGTGCGGGCCACCATCGAGCGCGACGGCCTATTGGCCGACTTGGAGTCCATCGGGGCCACCGTTTTGGCCAACGCCTGCGGCCCGTGCATCGGCCAGTGGAACCGCGACGACGTGGCCGAGGGCACCCCCAACAGCATCGTCACCAGCTACAACCGCAACTTCCCCAAGCGCAACGACGGCTACGCCTCCACCAACGCCTTCGTGACCTCTCCGGAGACGGTGGTGGCCCTGGCATTGGCCGGCACGCTGGACTTCGACCCCGCCAACGACACCATCACCGCCCCCGACGGCACCGAGGTGGCGCTCATGGTGGGGCCGGGCACCGAGCTTCCCGACCAGGGTTTCGACCCTGGCGCCAGCGGATTCACAGCCCCGCCCGACGACGGCAGCGGTGTGGACGTGCGGGTGTCGCCCGACTCCGAGCGGCTCCAGCTGCTCGAGCCGTTCTCCCCGTGGGACGGCGAGGACTTCCGCGGCCTGCCGGTGCTGCTCAAAGCCCAGGGCAAGTGTACTACCGACCACATCTCCATGGCCGGGCCGTGGCTGCGCTACCGGGGGCATTTGGAGAACATCTCCGGCAACCTCTACCTGGGTGCGGTGAACGCCTTCACCGGGGCGGTCGGCGAGGGCAAGAACCAACTCGACGGCAGCACCGGGTCGTTCCCCGACGTCGCCGCTGCCTACCACGCTGCGGAACAGCGGTGGGTTGTGGTGGGCGACCGCAACATCGGCGAGGGCTCATCCCGAGAGCACGCCGCCATGGAGCCTCGCTTCCGGGGATGCGCGGCGGTGATCGCCCGGTCGTTCGCCCGTATCCACGAGACCAACCTCAAGAAGCAGGGCGTGCTGGCCCTGACCTTCGCCGACCCCGACCACTACGACCGCATCGACGAGGACGACCGCATCTCGGTGCTCGGCCTGGCCGATCTGGCCCCCGGCGCGCCGGTGCAGGTGCAGGTGGCCAAGCCCGACGGGACCACCGTGGACATCACCGCCGAGCACACCTTGTCGCACAACCAGATCGAGTGGTTCCAAGCGGGCAGCGCGCTGAATCTGATCCGCCAGCGAACCTCGGGCTGA
- a CDS encoding LysR family transcriptional regulator, which yields MDIRQLDALLAIAEHKTFSKAARSLHTVQSNVSKHIARLEEELDAILVDRDAGTLTEEGEAVVARARRIRAETDAIAHDMAAMRDDISGVTRLGTIDSTARWLIPIVLPALEAQYPNIRLEVLTATTTSLLPQVIAGDLHSAVVNLPLRDSEIRAEELFAEDRLLIAPPDHPLARKSSVTPAELSRHELLLPPPGTAFRDEIDSELKNQGVELTTRAEIDGMRMIATLVLTGFGAAILPATAAPDDGPWRRIPITGLVRRSVGLIVSRRVAPSAVTRAVRDVIFEVVGTHGYDQAGVYPS from the coding sequence GTGGACATCCGCCAGCTCGACGCCCTGTTGGCGATAGCCGAGCACAAGACGTTCTCCAAGGCGGCCCGGTCGCTGCACACCGTGCAGTCCAACGTGTCCAAGCACATCGCCCGGCTCGAGGAGGAACTTGATGCCATCCTGGTGGATCGCGACGCCGGCACCCTCACTGAAGAGGGCGAGGCAGTGGTGGCCCGGGCCCGGCGCATCAGGGCCGAGACCGACGCCATCGCCCACGACATGGCCGCCATGCGCGACGACATCTCCGGGGTCACCCGGTTGGGCACCATCGACTCCACCGCCCGGTGGCTGATCCCCATCGTTCTGCCAGCCCTGGAGGCCCAGTACCCCAACATCCGCCTAGAAGTGCTGACCGCCACCACCACCAGCCTTCTCCCCCAGGTGATCGCTGGAGATCTCCACAGCGCGGTGGTCAACCTGCCCCTGCGCGACTCCGAGATCCGGGCTGAGGAGCTGTTCGCCGAAGACCGTTTGCTCATAGCCCCGCCCGACCATCCGCTGGCCCGCAAATCCTCGGTTACCCCCGCGGAGCTGAGCCGCCACGAATTGCTGCTGCCTCCCCCGGGCACTGCCTTTCGAGACGAGATCGACTCCGAACTCAAGAACCAGGGCGTGGAGCTCACCACCCGGGCCGAGATCGACGGCATGAGGATGATCGCCACCTTGGTGCTCACCGGGTTCGGCGCGGCCATTCTGCCCGCCACCGCCGCCCCCGACGACGGCCCGTGGCGGCGAATCCCCATCACCGGTCTGGTACGGCGCTCGGTGGGCCTGATCGTCAGCCGCCGGGTGGCGCCTTCGGCCGTCACCCGAGCGGTGCGCGACGTGATCTTCGAAGTGGTGGGCACCCACGGCTACGACCAAGCCGGGGTGTACCCAAGTTGA
- a CDS encoding methylmalonyl-CoA carboxyltransferase yields the protein MSDAIAATGNRPDRVPLRAGSPGSARAWLDSYDGRECVVFEVEDNEADRGALSPADSETLERAAQEALQRRLPLVGFIASSGADIDSGIAATMGWGRVAKAVVNCSGQVPTIFCATGPAVSGPALLLGLADIAIATEDSYAFVTGPRMVSQYTGEVISNQTLGGAGQLSRRSGVAAFLVEDKDAASDLVGALLSLLPAHADELPPRYPVDDPVDQPTPELRDILPESPLGSYDIRDVVRAVADDGDLLEYKADWAANLVCAFTTVAGRPVGMLANQPQSLAGTLDIACSQKGARFVSFCDAFNLPLVTFVDTSGFQPGKDLEWRGIIRHGAQLAFAYARATVGRVNVTLRKSYGGAYIVMDSRHMGNDIALAWPSAEVAVMGARGAVEIVHRRSSPEERAELEAAYEERYLNPYIAAERGSIDAVIDPADTRAEVAAALEILESKRETLPRRRHDNTPL from the coding sequence ATGTCTGACGCCATCGCCGCCACCGGGAACCGACCCGACCGGGTCCCGCTGAGAGCCGGGTCCCCGGGATCGGCCCGGGCCTGGCTGGACTCCTACGACGGCCGGGAATGCGTGGTCTTCGAGGTGGAGGACAACGAGGCCGACCGGGGAGCGCTCAGCCCGGCCGACAGCGAGACCCTGGAGCGGGCCGCGCAGGAGGCCCTCCAGCGCCGTCTCCCCCTGGTGGGGTTCATCGCCTCGTCGGGGGCCGATATCGACTCGGGCATCGCCGCCACCATGGGATGGGGCCGGGTTGCCAAAGCAGTGGTGAATTGCTCGGGACAGGTGCCCACCATCTTCTGCGCCACCGGCCCGGCCGTGTCAGGGCCAGCCCTGTTGCTGGGGCTGGCCGACATCGCCATCGCCACCGAGGACAGCTACGCCTTCGTGACCGGCCCCCGCATGGTGAGCCAGTACACCGGCGAGGTGATCAGCAACCAGACCCTGGGCGGCGCCGGCCAGCTTTCCCGGCGCAGCGGAGTGGCCGCCTTCTTGGTGGAGGACAAGGACGCCGCCTCCGACCTGGTGGGCGCGCTGTTGAGCCTGCTCCCCGCCCACGCCGACGAACTGCCTCCCCGGTATCCGGTGGACGACCCCGTGGACCAGCCCACCCCCGAGCTGCGCGACATTCTGCCCGAATCGCCCTTGGGCAGCTACGACATCCGGGATGTGGTGAGGGCGGTGGCCGACGACGGCGACCTGCTGGAGTACAAGGCCGATTGGGCCGCCAACCTGGTGTGCGCCTTCACCACCGTGGCCGGACGCCCGGTGGGGATGCTGGCCAACCAGCCCCAGAGCCTGGCCGGAACCCTCGATATCGCGTGCAGCCAGAAGGGGGCCCGGTTCGTGTCGTTCTGCGACGCCTTCAACCTGCCGCTGGTCACCTTCGTGGACACCTCGGGCTTCCAGCCGGGAAAGGACTTGGAGTGGCGGGGCATCATCCGCCACGGGGCGCAGCTGGCCTTCGCCTACGCCCGGGCCACCGTGGGCCGGGTGAACGTGACCCTGCGCAAGTCCTACGGCGGGGCCTACATAGTGATGGACTCCCGCCACATGGGCAACGACATCGCTCTGGCCTGGCCCTCAGCCGAGGTGGCGGTGATGGGGGCCCGGGGCGCGGTGGAGATCGTCCACCGTCGATCCAGCCCCGAGGAGCGGGCCGAGCTGGAAGCCGCCTACGAAGAGCGCTACCTCAACCCCTACATCGCCGCAGAGCGGGGATCCATCGACGCCGTGATCGACCCGGCCGACACCCGGGCCGAGGTGGCTGCCGCCCTGGAGATTCTGGAGTCCAAGCGGGAGACCCTCCCCCGCCGCCGCCACGACAACACCCCGCTCTGA
- a CDS encoding citrate synthase translates to MPESITITDNRTGESIEVPIVDGGVDAAAWRKLLPNVWFLDPSFSTTAATTSAVSEVDGENGILRYRGYPIEQLAEHSTFLEVAYLLLHGELPTPGEYDVWVHEITHHTFIHERFRKRFMESFLHDAHPMGMFVSTIAALSTFYPEAKDIDDPENRMHQIVRLIAKVPTVAAAGSRFNSGLPFVYPDNNLDFATNFLSMMFKIAEPTYQCDPAMTRALDLLLITHADHGQNCSTSTARVVGSAHTDPYSVIAAAACSLYGPRHGGANQAVMEMLYDIGSYENIDPFIKAVKAGETRLMGFGHRVYRNYDPRARIIKDAAYDVFEVTGSNPLLDIALKLEEVALGDDYFVSRRLYPNVDFYSGLIYQSMGFPTDMFTVLFAIARTAGWLAQWVELLEQDSRIARPRQVYTGSEERTYTPITER, encoded by the coding sequence GTGCCTGAGTCCATAACGATCACCGACAATCGGACCGGTGAGTCGATTGAGGTTCCGATTGTCGACGGTGGTGTGGATGCCGCAGCCTGGCGCAAACTGCTTCCCAACGTCTGGTTCCTCGACCCATCCTTCAGCACCACCGCGGCCACCACCAGCGCCGTCAGCGAGGTGGACGGCGAGAACGGCATCCTGCGCTACCGGGGCTATCCCATCGAGCAACTCGCCGAGCACTCCACCTTCCTGGAGGTGGCCTACCTGCTGCTTCACGGCGAGCTGCCCACCCCCGGCGAATACGACGTGTGGGTACACGAGATCACCCACCACACCTTCATCCACGAGCGCTTCCGCAAGCGGTTCATGGAGTCGTTCCTCCACGACGCCCACCCGATGGGCATGTTCGTGTCCACCATCGCCGCGCTGTCCACCTTCTACCCGGAGGCCAAGGACATAGACGATCCCGAGAACCGCATGCACCAAATCGTGCGGCTCATCGCCAAGGTGCCGACGGTGGCCGCCGCGGGCTCACGCTTCAACTCCGGGCTGCCGTTCGTGTATCCCGACAACAACCTCGACTTCGCCACCAACTTCTTGTCGATGATGTTCAAGATCGCCGAGCCCACCTACCAGTGCGACCCGGCCATGACCCGGGCGCTCGACCTGCTGCTCATCACCCACGCCGACCACGGCCAGAACTGCTCCACCAGCACCGCCCGAGTGGTGGGCAGCGCCCACACCGACCCCTACTCGGTCATCGCCGCCGCCGCCTGCTCTTTGTACGGCCCCCGCCACGGCGGGGCCAACCAGGCCGTTATGGAGATGCTCTACGACATCGGCAGCTACGAGAACATCGACCCGTTCATCAAGGCGGTCAAGGCCGGTGAAACCCGGCTGATGGGGTTCGGCCACCGGGTGTACAGGAACTACGACCCCCGGGCCCGCATCATCAAAGATGCCGCCTACGACGTGTTCGAGGTGACCGGCTCCAACCCGCTGCTCGACATCGCCCTCAAGTTGGAAGAGGTGGCGCTGGGCGACGACTACTTCGTGAGCCGCCGCCTCTATCCCAACGTGGACTTCTACTCCGGGCTCATCTACCAGTCGATGGGTTTCCCCACCGACATGTTCACCGTGCTGTTCGCCATCGCCCGCACCGCCGGCTGGCTCGCCCAGTGGGTAGAACTCCTGGAACAAGACAGCCGCATCGCCCGCCCCCGCCAGGTCTACACCGGCTCCGAAGAGCGCACCTACACCCCCATCACCGAGCGTTAA